From a region of the Actinomycetes bacterium genome:
- the rpsG gene encoding 30S ribosomal protein S7, whose product MARKGTVTKRKASNVDPIYKSRIVAKLISKILLGGKKSTAEKIVYGSLKILEDKTKENPLEILDKCLDNVKPVLEVKSRRVGGATYQVPIEVQSDRAMTLAIRWIVDFARKRREKSMAQRLAGEILDGASNTGNSVKKKEDLHRMAEANKAFAHYRW is encoded by the coding sequence ATGGCTAGAAAAGGAACAGTAACTAAAAGAAAAGCAAGCAATGTAGATCCTATATACAAGAGCAGGATAGTAGCCAAGCTTATAAGTAAGATTCTGCTGGGAGGAAAGAAGAGCACTGCTGAGAAAATTGTGTACGGCAGTTTGAAAATACTGGAGGATAAGACCAAGGAGAATCCTTTAGAAATACTGGATAAATGTCTGGATAACGTAAAGCCTGTACTGGAGGTTAAGTCCAGAAGGGTTGGTGGAGCTACCTACCAGGTACCTATAGAGGTACAATCAGACAGGGCTATGACTCTGGCTATCAGGTGGATTGTCGATTTTGCCAGAAAGAGAAGAGAAAAGAGCATGGCCCAGAGACTGGCAGGAGAGATACTGGACGGGGCCAGCAATACAGGAAATAGTGTTAAAAAGAAAGAAGATTTACATAGGATGGCAGAGGCCAATAAGGCGTTTGCTCATTACAGATGGTAA